The following proteins come from a genomic window of Malus domestica chromosome 02, GDT2T_hap1:
- the LOC108170075 gene encoding putative disease resistance protein RGA3 has translation MAHKIKNINASLAVLKSDASLIHLVARRVDATTPGMGNRETVSSFGDDEKIIGREEIVSGIIATLIESKNQEKNLSVMAIVGMAGLGKTTLAKSIFNEDAIGRHFDEKLWVCVSNTFDVNLILDRMLESLNSDKTGFKSQEALLNTLRKTLIGKRYMLILDDVWNEDETLWSSLMSCLLKLNSAPGSIVIVTTRSAETASITETLPRCCLGILSVEDCWSILKGEAFPDGSSTLDSAREIIGRAIAEKCAGVPLVAKVLGSMMRSRNSTQEWLSIQHNKIWELPKAEDRIMSVLKLSFDNLKSPSLKQCFAYCSMFMKDCEIERDNLIELWMAQGFLHTSPTKNMEDIGNEYFNILLQNSLFQDAIKDEYGMVTKCKMHDLVHDFAEEVFKSESLTSDLNEMDDTVEIQHVARISSTTLERIPQGSVRRLRSLFVDGKVPSSILHRFTGLRMLNLYRAKIEELPSSIGDLRHMRYLNISGTKIKKLPKSTGKLYNLQTLRMCETNFLKTFPTEMENLINLRHVYFDKVRKVPFGMRRLTDLQTLSSFTLDKARCHGIDELGGLNQLKGKLILRSLGCVRDKEEAQKANLVGKANIQRLELRWGFSRARNANQHDRDILEGLQPPPKLESLKILNFKGTKFASWMTGDLLPVNLTEIELYNCTDCEEVPTLGHLPNLRSVVFYGMDKIKCVGVEFYGYNYVKNDGVATTSRRRNQTSRVAVFPALKSLRIENCPALSEWKEPVVEVVFPCLEELTLRNCMELGNAPTQFPSLRELEIFAVDNSLPIENICSQVTTLASVEIYGIKELTCLPAGVVEKNHNLRSLVIEYCEKMRDLSNAPHTLPLLEKLIIRRCPSLLELTPITHGIPCLRELKIEYCENLSSLSFGLENCNSLETLEIANCPSLTFIPISPSHSLQELNIFGCPKLSCISIHSLPSLRKLVIERCTALMEEAGEEDEDELSLNGCTCLRVLEIKECNGFTSILSGLHSCTSLRKLFIEDCPNLRTLSGHGIQTPVSLEDLSIKSCPNLEAVPGLGNLKSLRQLHIEKCGGLTSIPNGIASCTSLATLSIIGCHNLISLADQDVSTLQSLCSLKLSDCGKLQYFPKGLQSLSRLGEMSIGAYWEELVSFPDFQVPSQLEKLELLGWPKLKSLPQQIQDLTSLTCLSIYGFDGVEALPEWLGKLTSLTQLQIRECKNLMYLPTIEAMKRLTKLQDLEIDSCPRLMERCDKNCGAEWPKISHITNSSVYSHDESDNHSEDSNSTH, from the exons ATGGCACACAAGATTAAGAACATCAATGCGTCTCTGGCGGTTCTGAAGAGTGATGCATCTCTGATTCACCTAGTTGCAAGGAGAGTAGATGCAACCACCCCAGGCATGGGGAACAGAGAAACTGTCTCAAGCTTTGGTGATGATGAAAAGATCATTGGAAGGGAGGAGATTGTGTCAGGTATAATTGCAACCTTGATCGAGTCCAAGAATCAAGAAAAGAACCTTTCGGTTATGGCGATCGTGGGAATGGCGGGACTTGGAAAGACGACTTTGGCAAAATCAATATTCAATGAAGATGCTATTGGTAGACATTTTGATGAAAAACTGTGGGTGTGTGTATCTAACACCTTTGACGTTAATTTGATTCTAGATAGGATGCTCGAATCGCTTAACTCGGACAAGACTGGATTTAAAAGTCAGGAAGCGTTGCTTAATACTCTCAGAAAAACATTGATTGGGAAGAGATATATGTTGATACTCGATGATGTTTGGAATGAAGATGAGACTTTATGGAGCAGCTTGATGAGTTGTTTGTTAAAACTCAATTCTGCTCCCGGGAGCATTGTCATTGTTACTACACGCAGTGCCGAAACTGCATCGATCACAGAGACGCTGCCGCGATGTTGTTTGGGGATTCTATCAGTAGAGGATTGTTGGTCCATTTTAAAGGGTGAAGCTTTTCCAGATGGTAGTTCCACCCTAGATTCCGCTCGTGAAATCATTGGAAGGGCGATCGCTGAAAAGTGTGCTGGTGTACCATTGGTGGCAAAG GTTTTAGGAAGCATGATGCGTTCTAGAAATAGCACACAAGAATGGCTCTCAATTCAACACAATAAAATATGGGAATTACCAAAAGCAGAGGATAGAATCATGTCGGTATTGAAGTTGAGTTTTGATAATTTGAAATCGCCGTCTTTGAAGCAGTGTTTTGCATATTGCTCAATGTTTATGAAAGATTGTGAAATTGAAAGGGATAACTTGATCGAGCTTTGGATGGCGCAAGGTTTTCTCCATACTTCTCCCACGAAAAATATGGAGGATATAGGGaatgaatattttaatattcTACTGCAAAACTCCTTATTTCAAGATGCTATAAAAGATGAGTATGGAATGGTTACCAAATGCAAGATGCACGATTTAGTGCATGATTTTGCAGAAGAAGTATTTAAATCTGAAAGCTTGACCTCGGACCTCAATGAGATGGATGATACAGTCGAGATTCAGCATGTTGCAAGGATTTCTTCCACTACACTTGAAAGAATTCCACAAGGGAGTGTTAGAAGATTGCGGTCATTGTTTGTTGATGGCAAGGTCCCTAGTAGCATCTTACACAGGTTTACAGGTTTGCGGATGTTGAATTTATACAGGGCTAAAATTGAGGAGTTGCCTAGTTCAATTGGTGATCTAAGACACATGAGGTATCTGAACATTTCTgggactaaaataaaaaaactcccAAAGTCTACTGGCAAGCTCTATAACCTTCAGACGTTAAGAATGTGTGAAACAAACTTTCTTAAAACGTTTCCAACAGAAATGGAAAATTTGATCAACTTGAGACATGTGTATTTCGATAAGGTTAGGAAAGTTCCATTTGGGATGAGAAGATTGACTGATCTGCAAACATTATCTTCCTTTACGTTGGATAAGGCGAGATGTCATGGAATTGATGAGCTGGGTGGGTTAAACCAATTGAAGGGAAAGCTTATTCTTAGATCATTGGGATGTGTGAGGGACAAGGAGGAAGCACAGAAAGCAAATTTAGTGGGAAAAGCAAACATCCAAAGGTTGGAACTTCGTTGGGGGTTTTCCAGGGCAAGAAACGCGAATCAGCATGACCGGGATATACTAGAAGGGCTCCAACCGCCACCGAAGTTAGAAAGCTTAAAGATTTTGAACTTCAAGGGTACCAAATTTGCATCATGGATGACGGGTGATTTGTTGCCAGTCAATTTAACAGAGATTGAGCTATATAATTGCACAGATTGCGAAGAAGTCCCAACACTCGGCCACTTACCAAATCTTAGAAGTGTTGTTTTTTATGGTATGGATAAGATTAAATGTGTGGGAGTCGAGTTTTATGGTTACAACTATGTTAAGAATGATGGGGTGGCTACAACCAGCAGAAGAAGGAACCAGACGTCCAGGGTGGCTGTGTTTCCAGCATTGAAAAGCTTGAGAATTGAGAACTGCCCAGCTCTAAGTGAATGGAAGGAACCGGTTGTTGAGGTAGTGTTTCCCTGCCTTGAGGAGTTGACTCTTAGGAATTGTATGGAATTGGGAAATGCTCCCACTCAGTTTCCGTCTCTCCGGGAGTTGGAAATATTCGCTGTTGATAACAGCTTGCCAATAGAAAATATATGCAGTCAAGTAACCACTCTCGCTTCTGTCGAAATATATGGTATTAAGGAGCTTACTTGTCTGCCGGCAGGGGTGGTGGAAAAGAACCACAATCTGAGGTCACTGGTAATCGAATATTGTGAAAAGATGAGGGATTTGTCTAATGCACCACACACGCTCCCTCTCCTTGAGAAGCTTATCATACGGCGCTGTCCTAGTCTTTTAGAGTTGACTCCAATTACACACGGCATACCATGTCTCCGTGAATTGAAAATTGAGTACTGTGAGAATCTGTCAAGCTTGTCTTTTGGGTTGGAAAATTGCAACTCCCTTGAGACGTTGGAGATTGCAAATTGCCCCAGTCTAACATTCATTCCAATTTCACCATCCCATTCTCTTCAGGAGTTGAACATATTTGGTTGCCCAAAGTTAAGCTGCATTTCAATTCACAGTCTGCCTTCCCTCCGCAAATTAGTTATTGAAAGATGTACTGCACTCATGGAGGAGGCTGGAGAGGAGGACGAGGACGAGTTGTCGTTAAATGGTTGCACATGCCTCCGTGTTTTGGAAATTAAAGAATGCAATGGATTCACAAGTATACTGAGTGGACTTCATTCCTGTACTAGTCTCCGCAAACTGTTTATCGAGGATTGTCCCAATTTGAGGACTTTGTCGGGTCATGGGATACAAACCCCTGTCTCTCTTGAAGATCTGAGTATCAAGAGTTGCCCTAATCTAGAGGCTGTTCCTGGTTTAGGCAACCTCAAATCCCTTCGTCAGTTGCATATTGAGAAATGTGGTGGATTAACAAGTATACCAAATGGGATCGCATCCTGCACTTCTCTTGCCACTTTGTCTATCATAGGTTGCCACAATTTGATATCTCTGGCAGATCAAGATGTGTCCACCTTGCAATCCCTTTGCTCTTTAAAATTGTCAGATTGTGGGAAATTACAATATTTTCCGAAGGGGCTGCAGTCTCTATCTCGTTTGGGAGAGATGTCGATCGGTGCGTACTGGGAGGAGCTAGTTTCTTTCCCGGATTTTCAAGTTCCATCACAACTTGAAAAATTAGAGTTGTTGGGATGGCCAAAGCTCAAGTCTTTACCTCAACAAATTCAAGACCTAACTTCTCTAACATGTTTGTCCATTTATGGTTTTGATGGAGTGGAGGCTCTTCCAGAGTGGTTGGGCAAACTTACGTCTCTTACACAGTTGCAAATTCGTGAATGTAAGAATCTGATGTATCTGCCTACCATCGAAGCTATGAAACGTTTAACCAAATTACAAGACCTAGAGATTGATTCGTGTCCCCGTTTGATGGAAAGATGCGACAAGAACTGCGGCGCGGAATGGCCAAAGATTTCCCACATTACAAATAGCAgtg TTTACTCGCATGACGAATCGGATAATCACTCGGAAGATTCCAATTCGACCCATTAG
- the LOC103449965 gene encoding vacuolar protein sorting-associated protein 32 homolog 2-like, with the protein MFTRIFGKPRQENSALTTLDKLNETLEMLEKKEKVLQKKAAGEVDRAKDFTRAKNKRAAIQCLKRKRLYEQQIEQLGNFQLRIHDQMIMLEGAKATTETVDALRTGAAAMKAMQKATNIDDVDKTMDEINEQTENMKQIQEALSTPIGAVADFDEDELEAELEELEGAELEEQLLQPATQAPAAPVQVPAGRQPTRPAPQRRTEEEDELAALQAEMAL; encoded by the exons ATGTTTACCAGGATTTTTGGGAAACCCAGACAGGAAAACAGTGCCCTCACCACCTTAGACAAGTTGAATGAG ACGCTTGAAATGCTTGAGAAAAAGGAGAAAGTACTGCAAAAGAAGGCTGCTGGAGAAGTTGATAGGGCCAAGGATTTCACCAGAGCAAAGAACAAAAGGG CGGCTATACAATGTTTGAAGAGGAAGCGGTTATATGAGCAGCAAATAGAGCAGCTTGGAAATTTCCAGTTGCGTATCCATGATCAG ATGATAATGCTAGAAGGTGCAAAAGCCACAACTGAAACTGTAGATGCCTTGAGAACTGGAGCTGCTGCAATGAAGGCAATGCAAAAAGCAAC GAACATAGATGATGTGGACAAGACTATGGATGAGATTAATGAGCAAACGGAGAACATGAAACAGATACAGGAAGCATTGTCAACTCCAATTGGTGCagttgctgattttgatgag GATGAATTGGAAGCAGAACTTGAAGAGCTGGAAGGTGCAGAGTTGGAGGAACAACTTCTTCAGCCAGCAACACAAGCTCCTGCAGCACCAGTGCAGGTCCCAGCAGGAAGGCAACCAACTCGCCCTGCTCCCCAAAGGCGcactgaagaagaagatgaattggCAGCTTTGCAGGCTGAGATGGCACTTTAA
- the LOC103449958 gene encoding IAA-amino acid hydrolase ILR1-like 4, whose protein sequence is MASCKWVPSFFTVLLILPLLSSSTSSLSPEELAQIPVKFFDFAKRQELFDYMVGVRRTIHENPELGFEEFKTSKLIRDELDRIGVRYKYPFAGTGVVGFVGTGGPPFVAIRADMDALAMQESVEWEHKSKVAGKMHACGHDAHVAMLLGATKILQEHHHKLQGTVVLVFQPAEEGGGGAKKMIDEGALENVGAIFGLHVSSGDPIGSVSTRSGPFLAASGFFEAVISGKGGHAAIPQHTIDPILAASNVIVSLQHLVSREADPLDSQVVTVGKFQGGGAFNVIPDSVTIGGTFRAFSKESFMHLKQRIEEVITRQASVQRCNATVLFNEKEKPFYPVVVNDKDLHQHFLNVAGDLLGPRNILEKPPLMGAEDFAFYQEVIPGYFFMVGMKNESQGKLESGHSPNFRINEDVLPYGAALHASLATRYLLENQPESTLSKGDSHDEL, encoded by the exons ATGGCGTCCTGCAAATGGGTCCCTTCGTTTTTCACAGTGTTACTGATTCTCCCGCTTCTCAGTTCTTCAACCAGTTCTCTGAGCCCGGAAGAGTTGGCCCAAATCCCGGTGAAGTTCTTCGACTTCGCCAAAAGGCAGGAGCTTTTCGATTACATGGTGGGAGTCAGAAGGACGATACATGAAAACCCAGAACTTGGTTTCGAGGAATTCAAGACCAGTAAGCTTATCAGAGACGAACTTGATCGGATAGGTGTCCGTTACAAATACCCATTTGCTGGAACTGGCGTTGTCGGCTTTGTTGGGACCGGCGGACCCCCGTTCGTTGCGATTCGGGCGGATATGGATGCTCTGGCTATGCAG GAGAGCGTGGAGTGGGAGCACAAGAGTAAAGTTGCAGGGAAGATGCATGCTTGTGGACATGATGCTCATGTTGCCATGCTTCTTGGTGCTACAAAGATACTTCAAGAACATCACCACAAATTACAG GGTACAGTTGTTCTTGTTTTCCAACCAGCTGAGGAAGGAGGTGGAGGAGCAAAGAAGATGATAGATGAAGGGGCTCTGGAGAATGTTGGTGCCATCTTTGGGTTGCATGTCTCTTCTGGTGACCCCATTGGTTCAGTGTCTACCAGGTCTGGCCCTTTTTTAGCTGCCAGTGGTTTTTTTGAGGCGGTAATAAGTGGGAAGGGGGGTCACGCCGCCATTCCGCAACACACAATAGACCCGATCTTGGCTGCTTCAAATGTTATCGTTAGTCTGCAGCATCTTGTTTCACGTGAAGCCGACCCCTTGGATTCACAG GTTGTTACTGTTGGAAAGTTCCAAGGAGGCGGTGCGTTCAATGTCATTCCCGATTCTGTTACAATTGGTGGGACGTTCAGGGCATTTTCGAAGGAAAGCTTTATGCACCTTAAACAAAGAATTGAAGAG GTCATCACTAGACAAGCCAGTGTACAGAGGTGCAATGCGACTGTCCTATTCAACGAAAAGGAGAAGCCCTTTTACCCTGTGGTCGTTAACGACAAAGATCTGCATCAACACTTCCTAAATGTTGCAGGAGATTTGCTAGGCCCGCGGAATATATTAGAGAAGCCACCATTGATGGGTGCGGAAGACTTTGCATTTTATCAAGAAGTAATTCCAGGATACTTCTTCATGGTCGGTATGAAGAACGAGTCTCAAGGAAAGCTCGAATCAGGGCATTCACCAAACTTCAGGATAAACGAAGATGTGCTTCCATATGGAGCAGCGTTACACGCATCCTTGGCCACAAGGTACCTCCTTGAAAATCAACCCGAATCTACTTTGTCAAAGGGGGACTCTCATGATGAATTGTGA